The DNA window TGTGCTCCCCGTTCGGCCATGGCTTGTGGACGGCGATTGTGTGCGCCGCCTTCTGGCAGTCGGGCCGCAAACTGAAAACGGCCGTGAAAGATCGCCGGTTCCAGATCGCCTTTGGGACGGCCGTCGGACTGCATGCCCTGTGGAACCTGGGCGCCAGCATTGGCTTCCTGGGGCTGGGCCTGCCGTTCTGCATCGGGTCCGCTTACCTGAGTTATCAGCAGTTTTTCAAGCGGTTGAACAATAACGGCTATATGTAGTCCGTCGGCTGGATTTCTTCCCCGATGCGGGCCGTGCTCTGCCCGGCAAAGTCGAGCGGGAGACAAATTGGGTCAGCGATGCGGGCCGGGAATGGCTTTCCCCTGCAGGCCGGGTTAGACTCGAAAGGAATTCTCCGCTTCCTGCCGGCCGCCGCATACCGAAACAGCTTGCCTGGTCGCTGGCCGCTTCCTACCTTTGCAGGCCCTCGCCTTCTCATGCTCTTCGCACTGCTCCCACGCCGCGATATTGCCGTTTCCCTGCCGCTTTTCGTCCTGCTGCTGGCGCTCACGATCGCGGGCCGAGCGTCCGGGGCCGAGCTGGATTTTGCGCATCAGGTGGCTCCCATCCTGAAGCAGCACTGCGCCGCCTGTCATGCTGGGAAAGAAGCCAAAGGCGGCTTCTCGATCAATACCCGCGACGGGTTCCTCGACGACGATCGCGCCACGCCCGGCAAGCCGGACGAATCGCTGTTTTTGGATCTGGTCTCCTCGACCGATGAAGATATTCAAATGCCGCCGGCCGACAAGCCGCGAGTCAGCCCCGCGCAAATCGCACTGTTACGACGCTGGGTCGCCGAAGGGATGCACTGGGAGCCGGGCTTCTCGTTCGCTCCCCAGACGTACGAGCCGCCCCTGCGTCCCCGCACGCCTGAACTTCCGCCCGTCGTCGACGGCCGCACCAACCCGATTGATCGTATCGTCGACGCCAACTGGGAGAAGCAGCAGATTCCGCGGCCCCAGCCGCTGGGCGACGACGCCTTCCTGCGGCGGGCGTATCTGGATCTTATCGGATTGCCGCCGACGCCGGAGGAGATCGCCGCCTTTCAGGCCGACGCCGCCGTCGACAAACGGGCTCGCCTTGTCCGCCGGCTGCTGGACGATGAAGTTCGCTACACCGAGCACTGGCTGACCTTCTGGAACGACCTGCTGCGCAACGACTACGCCGGGACCGGCTTTATCACCGGCGGTCGCAGCCAGATCAGCAACTGGCTGTACCAGGCGTTGATCGCCAACAAGCCGTATGATGAGCTGGCCCGCGAGCTGATCGCCCCCACCGACGCCGGCAGTCGCGGCTTTATCAACGGCATCAAATGGCGGGGAACCGTCAGCGCCGCCCAGGGACTTGAGGTGCAGTTCGCCCAGAGCGTTTCGCAATCGTTCCTGGGGATCAACATGAAATGCGCCTCGTGCCACGATAGCTTTATCGATCGCTGGAAACTGTCGGAGGCTTACGGGCTGGCCGCGATTTACGCCAGCGGTCCGCTCGATCTGTACCGCTGCGACAAGCCGACCGGCGAAACGGCGACCGCCGCCTGGCTGTTTCCGGAGCTGGGACAGATCGACGCCAAAGCCTCCCAGCCGGAACGCCTGGCGCAGCTGGCCGCCCTGATGACGCATCCCGAGAACGGCCGCTTCACGCGGACGATCGTCAATCGCCTGTGGCATCAGCTGATGGGCCGCGGCATTGTGCATCCGGTCGACGCCATGCAAACGCCGCCCTGGAACGACGATCTGCTCGACTATCTGGCGGTCCACCTGCAGGAGCACGATTACGACCTGAAACAGACGCTGGAACTGATCGCCACATCGCAGGCGTACCAGTCGCAAGCCGAAGTG is part of the Lignipirellula cremea genome and encodes:
- a CDS encoding DUF1549 domain-containing protein, which encodes MLFALLPRRDIAVSLPLFVLLLALTIAGRASGAELDFAHQVAPILKQHCAACHAGKEAKGGFSINTRDGFLDDDRATPGKPDESLFLDLVSSTDEDIQMPPADKPRVSPAQIALLRRWVAEGMHWEPGFSFAPQTYEPPLRPRTPELPPVVDGRTNPIDRIVDANWEKQQIPRPQPLGDDAFLRRAYLDLIGLPPTPEEIAAFQADAAVDKRARLVRRLLDDEVRYTEHWLTFWNDLLRNDYAGTGFITGGRSQISNWLYQALIANKPYDELARELIAPTDAGSRGFINGIKWRGTVSAAQGLEVQFAQSVSQSFLGINMKCASCHDSFIDRWKLSEAYGLAAIYASGPLDLYRCDKPTGETATAAWLFPELGQIDAKASQPERLAQLAALMTHPENGRFTRTIVNRLWHQLMGRGIVHPVDAMQTPPWNDDLLDYLAVHLQEHDYDLKQTLELIATSQAYQSQAEVLDEENALGGYRFRGPRTKRMTAEQFVDAVWQITGTAPNSYDAPVTRGQIEPGEVASIPLQAQWIWGDSAAPPSTPPAGETLAMEKTFTVDQPIAAAAVLATCDNRFTLYVNGAQVAQSGEWQKPQAASLLGRIRQGENRLLVVAKNEGSGPNAAGLFVQVRLKYADGKSETIATDDSWQVASDLPDGDAKKWDLAKLAWKDAVIVEPLSVWTKAVKGTPRLLAQASTSTPHMVRASLLKSDFLMRSLGRPNRDQIVTSRPNELTTLEAIDLSNNQILARALVAGGQRFAAGPDRNTAERIRLLYQSVLTREPTAAEADLLRETLGEQPTAAAWEDVLWVLLMSPEFLLVR